In Pseudomonas oryzihabitans, the DNA window GTAGGTATCGTCCGGCAGGCTTTGCAGACCTTGCAACGCATAGCGCATGGCGCTCTCTTCGAGTTCGTCGCCCAGACCAACGGCGCTGGCCTCGGAAAACCACAGGTCGGGGCTGCGTTGCGGTGGGCAATGGAAGCGCGACAGGGATTCCCAGCCGGCAATGCGTAGATCGGCCAGGTAATAGATCGGTTGGTAGACGATGCTGGGTTGATGGGCGGCCACCGCGCCCTGGATACGCTGGCGCATCTCCACCTGGCCGCGGCGGCTGGAAGCATCCAGGCTGAGACGATCCGCCACCAGTTCGGCGAAGGTTCGTACCAGTTCCAGATCGCGCGGACTCAAGGTCGGATCAGGCTGGTACTTGAAGCAACAGAAGGTGCCATAGAGTTCGCCATCGCTGAGACGGACAGGCACGCTCAGGTGCGCACCGATGGGGACGGCGCGGGTTTCCGGGATCAAGCGGGTGGCGCCGATGGCGCGGGTATCGGGGATGAGTTCAGGCAGATGACCGGTGACCACCTGCTGGCAATAGCCCTGGCTGAGCGGCAGCGCATCACCGGCCTTGATCGGCGCGTCGGGCTCGGCATCGACATTGCGGAAGACGCGATCCTGCTGACGAAATTCGGCCAGAAAGGCCACGTCCATGTTCAGATGGGTGCGCAGCGCGTGCAGCACCTTG includes these proteins:
- a CDS encoding EAL domain-containing protein, producing MRESGTELLDVVGLDTGNLSSQGCIDKVLHALRTHLNMDVAFLAEFRQQDRVFRNVDAEPDAPIKAGDALPLSQGYCQQVVTGHLPELIPDTRAIGATRLIPETRAVPIGAHLSVPVRLSDGELYGTFCCFKYQPDPTLSPRDLELVRTFAELVADRLSLDASSRRGQVEMRQRIQGAVAAHQPSIVYQPIYYLADLRIAGWESLSRFHCPPQRSPDLWFSEASAVGLGDELEESAMRYALQGLQSLPDDTYLTMNCSPQTILAGRLPVLLAGNPPGRLVLEITEHAEVNDYDALHAQLRPLRAQGVRLAIDDAGAGYSSLRHILKLRPDMIKLDMSLVRDIDSDAERRALASAIIAFARETRKEVIAEGVETLAELATLKALQVDKVQGNLLSRPLPRDDALRLPRQRQLEGQQDS